A window of the Janthinobacterium agaricidamnosum NBRC 102515 = DSM 9628 genome harbors these coding sequences:
- the hydA gene encoding dihydropyrimidinase translates to MTTIIRGGTVVNADRAFRADVLCYGDKIVAIGDNLEAPPSAQVIDASGQYVMPGGIDTHTHMNLPFMGTVTSDDFFSGTAAGLAGGTTTIMDFVIPAPKQSLLEAYHTWRGWAAKSAGDYTFHVAVTWWDDSVHEEMGILVREHGVNSFKHFMAYKNAIMADDETLVKSFSRALELGALPTVHAENGELVFQLQQSLLKQGITGPRAHPLSRPPAVEAEAANRAIAIANVLNTPVYVVHVSCSESLDAIARARANGQKVYGEVLAGHLVIDDSVYQSTDFDYAAGHVMSPPFRGKAHQASLWHGLQSGNLHTTATDHCTFCAEQKAAGRDDFTKIPNGCGGVEDRMAVVWDAGVNSGKLTPSEFVRVTSTNAAQIFNMYPRKGLIAVGADADIVVWDPQGTRTISAKTQFAKGGFNVFEGRTVRGIPSTTLAAGNVVFHRGELTAVEGAGRYVERPAFSATSAV, encoded by the coding sequence ATGACTACGATTATTCGTGGCGGCACCGTGGTCAATGCGGACCGCGCGTTTCGCGCCGATGTGCTGTGTTACGGCGACAAGATCGTCGCCATCGGCGACAACCTGGAGGCGCCGCCGTCGGCCCAGGTGATCGACGCCAGCGGCCAGTACGTGATGCCGGGCGGGATCGACACCCACACCCATATGAACTTGCCGTTCATGGGCACGGTGACCTCGGACGATTTTTTCAGCGGTACCGCGGCCGGCCTGGCCGGCGGCACCACCACCATCATGGACTTCGTGATCCCGGCGCCGAAGCAGTCGCTGCTGGAGGCTTACCACACCTGGCGCGGCTGGGCCGCCAAATCGGCCGGCGACTACACGTTCCACGTCGCGGTCACTTGGTGGGACGACAGCGTGCATGAAGAAATGGGCATCCTGGTGCGCGAGCATGGCGTGAACAGCTTCAAGCATTTCATGGCCTATAAAAACGCCATCATGGCCGACGATGAAACGCTGGTGAAAAGCTTTTCGCGCGCGCTGGAACTGGGCGCGCTGCCGACCGTGCATGCGGAAAACGGCGAGCTGGTATTCCAGCTGCAGCAATCGCTGCTGAAGCAGGGCATCACCGGGCCGCGGGCGCATCCGCTGTCGCGCCCGCCGGCGGTCGAGGCCGAGGCGGCCAACCGCGCCATCGCCATCGCCAATGTGCTCAACACGCCGGTGTACGTGGTGCATGTGTCGTGCAGCGAATCGCTGGACGCGATCGCGCGCGCCCGCGCCAATGGCCAGAAGGTGTATGGCGAAGTATTGGCCGGCCACCTGGTGATCGACGACAGCGTGTACCAAAGCACCGATTTCGATTACGCGGCCGGTCACGTGATGAGTCCTCCGTTCCGCGGCAAGGCGCACCAGGCGTCGCTGTGGCACGGCCTGCAAAGCGGCAACCTGCACACCACCGCGACCGACCACTGCACGTTTTGCGCCGAACAGAAGGCGGCCGGCCGCGACGATTTCACCAAGATCCCGAACGGCTGCGGCGGCGTCGAGGACCGCATGGCGGTGGTGTGGGACGCCGGCGTCAATTCCGGCAAGCTGACGCCGTCCGAGTTTGTCCGCGTCACGTCGACCAACGCGGCGCAGATTTTCAATATGTACCCGCGCAAGGGCTTGATTGCGGTCGGTGCCGACGCCGACATCGTGGTCTGGGACCCGCAAGGCACGCGCACCATTTCAGCCAAAACGCAATTCGCCAAGGGCGGTTTTAACGTGTTCGAGGGCCGCACCGTGCGCGGCATCCCGAGCACCACGCTGGCGGCCGGCAACGTGGTATTCCATCGCGGCGAACTGACGGCGGTGGAGGGGGCCGGACGTTATGTCGAGCGGCCCGCTTTCAGCGCCACGTCCGCCGTTTGA
- a CDS encoding NCS1 family nucleobase:cation symporter-1: MNQDFSGNTQLWNADLAPTTAAQRSWRWYHFAALWVGMVMCIPAYTLSASLIDSGMSGYQAVLTVFLANAIVLLPMLLIGHAGTKYGIPYAVLARSSFGTSGARLPALMRAIVACGWYGIQTWFGGQMIYILMGVLLGRELGGDKIAWLGINGSQLLCFLAFWAIQFYYILHGMEAIRKLETYTAPLKILICLVLLYWVHTRAGGVAALLDQPSQFIPGGKKAGQFWVVFWPSLTAMVGFWATLALNIPDFTRFARSQRDQIVGQSIGLPVPMGLLAMLAVIVTSASVVLYGKAIWDPVDLASRMAGAAVLVALIVLLIDTVSVNLAANLVGPAYDFSSLAPQRISYKMGGYITASIAIVMMPWKVLESTQGYIFTWLIGYSALLGPIAGILIVDYYFIRKTRLDVAQLYRDDGKYSYGNGWNTAALVAFAVGVLPNIPGFLHAAFPATFPHVADVFKTIYTYAWFVGVALSALAYGLQMKGKAVPAMRVVRS; encoded by the coding sequence GTGAACCAAGATTTCTCAGGCAATACGCAGCTATGGAACGCCGACCTGGCGCCGACCACGGCGGCGCAGCGCAGCTGGCGCTGGTATCACTTCGCCGCGCTGTGGGTCGGCATGGTGATGTGCATTCCGGCCTACACCTTGTCGGCCAGTTTGATCGACAGCGGCATGTCCGGCTACCAGGCGGTGCTCACGGTGTTTCTGGCCAACGCCATCGTGCTGTTGCCGATGCTGCTGATCGGCCATGCCGGCACCAAGTACGGCATTCCTTACGCGGTGCTGGCGCGCTCCTCGTTCGGCACTTCCGGCGCGCGCTTGCCGGCGCTGATGCGGGCGATTGTCGCCTGCGGCTGGTACGGCATCCAGACCTGGTTCGGCGGCCAGATGATTTATATCCTGATGGGCGTGCTGCTGGGCCGTGAGCTGGGCGGCGACAAGATCGCCTGGCTGGGCATCAACGGCAGCCAGCTGCTGTGTTTCCTGGCCTTCTGGGCGATCCAGTTTTACTACATCCTGCACGGCATGGAGGCGATCCGCAAGCTGGAAACCTATACCGCGCCGCTGAAAATCCTGATTTGCCTGGTCTTGTTGTATTGGGTGCATACCCGCGCCGGCGGCGTCGCTGCGCTGCTCGACCAGCCTTCGCAATTCATCCCCGGCGGTAAAAAGGCCGGCCAGTTCTGGGTGGTGTTCTGGCCCTCGCTGACCGCGATGGTCGGCTTCTGGGCCACGCTGGCGCTGAACATTCCCGACTTCACCCGTTTCGCCAGGAGCCAGCGCGACCAGATCGTCGGCCAGAGCATCGGCTTGCCGGTGCCGATGGGCTTGCTGGCCATGCTGGCGGTGATCGTCACGTCGGCGTCGGTGGTCTTGTACGGCAAGGCGATCTGGGATCCGGTCGACCTGGCCAGCCGCATGGCCGGCGCGGCGGTGCTGGTCGCGCTGATCGTCTTGCTGATCGATACCGTCAGCGTCAACCTGGCGGCCAACCTGGTCGGACCGGCCTACGATTTTTCCTCGCTGGCGCCGCAGCGGATTTCATACAAGATGGGCGGCTATATCACCGCCTCGATCGCCATCGTGATGATGCCGTGGAAGGTGCTGGAATCGACCCAGGGTTATATCTTCACGTGGCTGATCGGCTATTCGGCGCTGCTGGGGCCGATCGCCGGCATCCTGATCGTCGATTATTACTTCATCCGCAAGACCCGGCTGGATGTCGCGCAACTGTACCGCGACGATGGCAAATACTCTTACGGCAATGGCTGGAACACGGCGGCGCTGGTAGCTTTCGCGGTCGGCGTGCTGCCGAATATTCCCGGCTTCCTGCATGCCGCGTTTCCCGCTACGTTTCCCCATGTGGCGGACGTTTTCAAGACCATTTATACCTATGCCTGGTTCGTTGGCGTTGCGCTGTCGGCGCTGGCCTATGGCTTGCAAATGAAGGGCAAGGCCGTGCCGGCGATGCGCGTGGTGCGGTCTTGA
- the preA gene encoding NAD-dependent dihydropyrimidine dehydrogenase subunit PreA encodes MADLSIDFCGIKAPNPFWLASAPPTDKAYNVVRAFEAGWGGVVWKTLGEDPPPVNVSSRYSALYGKNREVIGFNNIELITDRSLDINLREITQVKKDWPDRAMVVSLMLPCEERLWAEILPKVEATGADGIELNFGCPHGMPERGMGAAVGQVPEYVQMVTAWCKKYSRLPVIVKLTPNITDVRMPARAALAGGADAVSLINTINSITSLDLDRMVALPIVGGASTHGGYCGAAVKPIALNMVAEIARDPATHGLPISGIGGIGNWRDAAEFIALGAGSVQVCTAAMLHGFRIVEEMKDGLSRWMDEKGYQTIGDFCGKAVSNTTDWKYLDMNYQVIAQINQDDCIKCGKCYVACEDTSHQSIAQLIDAAGVRTYEVIKEECVGCNLCEITCPVQGCITMVRQESGKPYMNWTQDARNPRAESPQPR; translated from the coding sequence ATGGCTGACCTGAGCATCGATTTTTGCGGCATCAAGGCGCCGAATCCCTTCTGGCTGGCGTCCGCGCCGCCGACCGACAAGGCGTATAACGTGGTGCGCGCCTTCGAGGCCGGCTGGGGCGGCGTGGTGTGGAAAACGCTGGGCGAAGATCCGCCGCCGGTCAACGTGTCGTCGCGCTATTCCGCGCTGTACGGCAAGAACCGCGAAGTGATCGGCTTTAATAATATCGAGCTGATCACCGACCGTTCGCTGGACATCAACCTGCGCGAAATCACGCAAGTCAAGAAGGACTGGCCGGACCGCGCGATGGTCGTGTCGCTGATGCTGCCGTGCGAAGAACGGCTGTGGGCCGAGATCCTGCCCAAGGTCGAGGCGACCGGCGCCGACGGCATCGAACTCAATTTCGGCTGCCCGCACGGCATGCCGGAACGCGGCATGGGCGCGGCGGTCGGGCAGGTGCCGGAGTATGTGCAAATGGTTACCGCCTGGTGCAAGAAATACTCGCGCCTGCCGGTGATCGTCAAGCTGACGCCGAACATCACCGACGTGCGCATGCCGGCCCGCGCCGCGCTGGCCGGCGGCGCCGATGCGGTCTCGCTGATCAACACCATCAACTCGATCACCTCGCTCGACCTGGACCGCATGGTGGCCTTGCCGATCGTCGGCGGCGCCAGCACCCACGGCGGTTATTGCGGCGCGGCGGTGAAACCGATCGCACTCAATATGGTGGCGGAAATCGCCCGCGATCCGGCCACCCACGGCTTGCCGATTTCCGGCATCGGCGGCATCGGCAACTGGCGCGACGCGGCCGAATTCATCGCGCTCGGCGCCGGCTCGGTGCAAGTGTGCACCGCCGCGATGCTGCACGGTTTTCGCATCGTCGAAGAGATGAAGGACGGCTTGTCGCGCTGGATGGACGAGAAGGGCTATCAAACCATCGGCGATTTTTGCGGCAAGGCGGTGTCCAACACCACCGACTGGAAATACCTGGACATGAATTACCAGGTCATTGCGCAAATCAACCAGGACGATTGCATCAAGTGCGGCAAATGCTACGTCGCCTGCGAAGACACGTCGCACCAGTCGATCGCGCAACTGATCGACGCCGCCGGCGTGCGCACCTATGAAGTGATCAAGGAGGAATGCGTCGGTTGCAACCTGTGCGAAATCACTTGTCCGGTGCAGGGTTGCATCACGATGGTGCGCCAGGAAAGCGGCAAGCCGTATATGAACTGGACGCAAGATGCGCGCAATCCCAGAGCCGAGTCGCCGCAACCTAGGTAA
- a CDS encoding NAD(P)-dependent oxidoreductase, with protein sequence MMIESLNYLPQPGLSNSDLAGHFTDLAPALTPRQAAIESARCLYCYDAPCSRICPSEIDVASFIRNIHDKNINGAAATILKQNILGGSCARVCPTEILCQDVCVRNHDAEGQPVKIGLLQRHAVDNMTFASHPFQRAPSTGKTVAVVGAGPAGLSCAHRLAMLGHDVVIFEAREKAGGLNEYGIAKYKLTDDFAQKEVDFLLGIGGIEIRCSQTLGGNLQLRELHQQYDAVFLGLGLGASRKLGLTGEDAPGLLAAVDYIAELRQADDLSKLPLPKRAIVIGAGNTAIDMAVQIQRLGCEEVTLVYRRGFEAMSATHHEQDIAKANQVRMLTWAQPQQVLLDGAGRVAGMRFEKTRADNGRLIATGETVEIAADAIFKAIGQSLDEAGIKADPLAALLRRDGDKIAVDSQFRTVLPGIYAGGDCVAPGQDLTVQAVQHGKLAALAIHHDILSKAEAQHG encoded by the coding sequence ATGATGATCGAATCCCTGAACTACCTGCCGCAGCCTGGCTTGTCCAATAGCGACCTGGCCGGGCATTTCACCGACCTGGCGCCGGCCTTGACGCCGCGCCAGGCGGCGATCGAAAGCGCACGCTGCCTGTATTGCTACGATGCGCCGTGCAGCCGCATCTGCCCGTCGGAAATCGACGTCGCCAGCTTTATCCGCAACATCCACGACAAGAATATCAATGGCGCCGCGGCGACCATCCTGAAGCAGAATATCCTGGGCGGCAGTTGTGCCCGCGTCTGTCCGACCGAGATCCTGTGCCAGGATGTCTGCGTGCGCAATCACGACGCCGAAGGCCAGCCGGTCAAGATCGGCCTGCTGCAACGCCACGCGGTCGACAACATGACTTTTGCCAGCCATCCGTTCCAGCGCGCGCCGTCCACCGGCAAGACCGTGGCGGTGGTCGGCGCCGGCCCGGCCGGCCTGTCCTGCGCGCACCGGCTGGCGATGCTGGGCCACGACGTGGTGATTTTCGAGGCGCGCGAAAAGGCCGGCGGCCTGAATGAGTACGGCATCGCCAAATACAAATTGACCGACGATTTCGCGCAAAAGGAAGTGGACTTCCTGCTCGGCATCGGCGGCATCGAAATTCGATGTAGCCAGACCCTGGGCGGCAATCTGCAGCTCAGGGAACTGCATCAACAATACGACGCGGTCTTCCTCGGCCTGGGCCTGGGCGCCAGCCGCAAGCTGGGCCTGACCGGCGAAGATGCCCCGGGTCTGCTGGCCGCGGTCGACTACATCGCCGAGCTGCGCCAGGCCGATGATTTAAGCAAGCTGCCGCTGCCGAAGCGGGCCATCGTCATCGGCGCCGGCAATACCGCGATCGACATGGCGGTGCAAATCCAGCGCCTCGGCTGCGAAGAAGTCACGCTGGTGTACCGCCGCGGCTTCGAGGCGATGAGCGCGACCCATCACGAACAGGACATCGCCAAGGCCAACCAGGTGCGCATGCTGACCTGGGCGCAGCCGCAGCAAGTATTGCTGGATGGCGCCGGCCGCGTGGCCGGCATGCGCTTCGAGAAAACCCGGGCCGACAATGGCCGCCTGATTGCTACCGGCGAAACGGTGGAGATCGCCGCCGACGCGATTTTCAAGGCCATCGGCCAAAGCCTGGACGAAGCCGGCATCAAGGCCGATCCGCTGGCCGCACTGCTGCGGCGCGATGGCGACAAGATCGCCGTCGACAGCCAGTTCCGCACGGTCTTGCCGGGCATTTACGCCGGCGGCGACTGTGTCGCCCCTGGCCAGGACTTGACGGTGCAAGCCGTCCAGCACGGCAAACTGGCCGCACTGGCCATCCATCACGATATCCTGTCCAAGGCGGAGGCGCAGCATGGCTGA
- a CDS encoding CoA-acylating methylmalonate-semialdehyde dehydrogenase, producing MSHLDTITHFINGANVDTDSGRYADVYNPALGEPVARVALGTAGDVDSAVQAAAAAFPAWSATPPLTRARVLFKYLQLCQQHVDEFAAMLTREHGKTFSDAQGEVARGIEMVEFAVGIPQLLKGEFTDQISRGIDAWAMRQALGVVAGITPFNFPVMVPMWMFPVAIACGNTFVLKPSERDPSASLLHAKLLKEAGLPDGVFNVVQGDKVTVDALLDHPVVQAVSFVGSTPIAEYIYARGSASGKRVQALGGAKNHMVVMPDADLEMTVDALVGAAYGSAGERCMAISVVVAVGGVGDQLTAALARRTAALKIRDGMAHDAEMGPVVSSAAKQRIEKLIGDGVEQGATLVVDGRNHVVAGRENGFFVGGTLFDHVTPDMSIYKEEIFGPVLCILRAPDVASAVALINANEYGNGVAIYTRDGGVAREFVRQIQVGMVGVNVPLPVPMAFNSFGGWKRSMFGDHHAYGPEGVRFYTRHKAVMQRWPNTASAGVEFAFPQMK from the coding sequence ATGAGTCATCTCGACACCATCACCCATTTTATTAACGGCGCCAACGTCGATACGGACAGCGGCCGTTATGCCGATGTGTACAACCCGGCGCTGGGCGAGCCGGTGGCGCGCGTGGCGCTCGGCACGGCCGGCGACGTCGATAGCGCGGTGCAAGCCGCCGCCGCCGCCTTTCCGGCGTGGTCGGCCACGCCGCCGCTGACGCGCGCCCGGGTGCTGTTCAAGTACCTGCAACTGTGCCAGCAGCATGTCGATGAATTCGCCGCGATGCTGACCCGCGAACATGGCAAGACGTTTTCCGATGCGCAGGGCGAAGTTGCGCGCGGCATCGAAATGGTCGAATTCGCGGTCGGCATTCCGCAATTGCTGAAGGGCGAATTCACCGACCAGATTTCACGCGGCATCGACGCCTGGGCCATGCGCCAGGCGCTCGGCGTGGTGGCCGGCATCACGCCGTTCAACTTTCCGGTGATGGTGCCGATGTGGATGTTCCCGGTCGCCATCGCCTGCGGCAATACCTTCGTGCTGAAGCCGTCCGAACGCGATCCGTCGGCCTCGCTGCTGCATGCAAAACTGCTCAAGGAAGCGGGCTTGCCGGACGGCGTGTTCAACGTGGTACAGGGCGATAAAGTCACTGTCGATGCGCTGCTCGATCATCCGGTGGTGCAGGCCGTCAGCTTCGTCGGTTCGACCCCGATCGCCGAATATATCTATGCGCGCGGCAGCGCCAGCGGCAAGCGGGTGCAGGCGCTGGGCGGCGCGAAAAATCATATGGTGGTGATGCCCGACGCCGACCTGGAAATGACGGTCGATGCGCTGGTCGGCGCCGCCTACGGTTCGGCCGGCGAGCGCTGCATGGCGATTTCGGTGGTGGTGGCGGTCGGCGGCGTCGGCGATCAATTGACGGCCGCACTGGCACGGCGCACGGCCGCACTGAAAATACGCGACGGCATGGCGCACGATGCCGAAATGGGGCCGGTGGTATCCAGCGCGGCCAAGCAGCGCATCGAAAAACTGATCGGCGACGGCGTCGAGCAGGGCGCCACGCTGGTGGTCGACGGCCGCAACCACGTCGTGGCTGGACGCGAAAACGGCTTCTTCGTCGGCGGCACCTTGTTCGACCATGTGACGCCCGACATGAGCATCTACAAGGAAGAGATTTTCGGCCCGGTGCTGTGCATCTTGCGCGCGCCGGACGTGGCCAGCGCGGTGGCCCTGATCAACGCCAACGAGTACGGCAACGGCGTGGCGATCTACACCCGCGACGGCGGCGTGGCGCGCGAGTTCGTGCGCCAGATCCAGGTCGGCATGGTCGGCGTCAATGTGCCGCTGCCGGTGCCGATGGCCTTCAACAGTTTTGGCGGATGGAAGCGCAGCATGTTCGGCGACCATCATGCCTACGGTCCCGAAGGCGTGCGCTTTTATACGCGCCACAAGGCCGTGATGCAGCGCTGGCCGAATACCGCCAGCGCTGGTGTGGAATTTGCTTTTCCGCAGATGAAATAA
- a CDS encoding aspartate aminotransferase family protein: MNESRPASMASFWMPFTNNRDFKAHPRLLVSAEGMYYKDVDGKQILDGTAGLWCVPCGHGQPKIVGAIREMVGQLDFAPTFQMGHPAAFDLAEKLMDYTNHRFGHVFYTSSGSEAVDTALKMALAYHRARGEAGRTRLIGRERGYHGVGFGGISVGGIAGNRKTFGPLLPGVDHLPHTHNLEQNAYTRGEPEYGTHLADELERIVALHDASTIAAVIVEPVAGSTGVLIPPKGYLKRLRELCTRHGILLIFDEVITGFGRLTTPFAADYFDVEPDLMTVAKGLTNGMVPMGAVFTKQHIHDAFMDGPAGIELFHGYTYSGHPLACAASLATLEVFEEQNILQHAQGMQEYWADAVHSLKGLPHVIDLRSIGLIAGIELAPIAGKPGARAFDAFKKAFADGVLIRTTGDIIALSPPLVLEKQHIDELFGKLASVLKHLD, translated from the coding sequence ATGAATGAATCCAGACCCGCATCCATGGCCTCGTTTTGGATGCCTTTCACCAATAACCGTGACTTCAAGGCCCATCCGCGCCTGCTGGTCTCGGCCGAAGGCATGTATTACAAGGACGTCGACGGCAAGCAGATCCTGGACGGCACGGCCGGCCTGTGGTGCGTGCCGTGCGGCCACGGACAGCCGAAAATCGTCGGCGCGATCCGCGAAATGGTCGGCCAGCTCGACTTTGCGCCGACCTTCCAGATGGGCCATCCGGCCGCCTTCGACCTGGCCGAAAAGCTGATGGACTACACCAATCACCGCTTTGGCCACGTGTTCTACACCAGCTCCGGTTCCGAGGCGGTCGATACCGCGCTGAAGATGGCGCTGGCCTACCATCGCGCGCGCGGCGAAGCGGGACGGACCCGGCTGATCGGCCGCGAGCGCGGCTATCACGGCGTCGGTTTCGGTGGCATCTCGGTCGGCGGCATCGCCGGCAACCGCAAGACCTTCGGCCCGCTGCTGCCCGGCGTCGACCATCTGCCGCACACCCACAATCTGGAGCAGAACGCCTACACGCGCGGCGAACCGGAGTACGGCACCCACTTGGCCGACGAACTGGAACGCATCGTCGCGCTGCACGACGCCTCGACCATCGCCGCCGTCATCGTCGAACCGGTGGCCGGCTCGACCGGCGTATTGATCCCGCCGAAGGGCTACCTGAAACGCTTGCGCGAACTGTGCACCAGACACGGCATCCTGCTGATCTTTGACGAAGTCATCACCGGCTTCGGCCGCCTGACGACGCCATTCGCGGCCGACTATTTCGACGTCGAGCCGGACCTGATGACGGTCGCCAAGGGGCTGACCAACGGCATGGTGCCGATGGGCGCGGTGTTTACCAAACAGCACATCCACGACGCCTTCATGGATGGCCCGGCCGGCATCGAACTGTTCCACGGCTATACCTATTCCGGCCACCCGCTGGCGTGCGCCGCCTCGCTGGCGACGCTGGAAGTATTCGAAGAACAAAACATCCTGCAACATGCGCAAGGCATGCAGGAATACTGGGCCGACGCGGTGCATTCCTTGAAGGGCTTGCCGCACGTGATCGACTTGCGCAGCATCGGCCTGATCGCCGGCATCGAACTGGCGCCGATTGCCGGCAAGCCGGGCGCGCGCGCCTTCGACGCCTTCAAGAAAGCGTTCGCAGACGGCGTACTGATCAGGACTACCGGCGACATCATCGCCCTGTCGCCGCCGCTGGTGCTGGAGAAACAGCACATCGACGAACTGTTCGGTAAGCTGGCCAGCGTACTGAAACACCTCGACTAA
- a CDS encoding PLP-dependent aminotransferase family protein, which produces MDQADRETDENDCGKSATGWPVLAIERSKKGSLVEQIVSAVTAMVGQRDLRIGTKMPSVRQFAKCNGVSTFTVVESYDRLVNLGLLSSRRGSGYFVARQEAAVTSQSLVHSNPTVIDALTPGLYCGMSEALPVGAGWLPPEMYGETTLLAAVRQAMKIPAGRLRGYGHPLGFPSLRQHLAAMLSDELFSVGPDQILLTNGATHAFDLVLRSLTKPGDTVFVEDPGYSNLLSLIRHHGCIPVGIPRGEHGLDIDELVRQAALTQPKLMFVNTVLQNPLGTSLSHAQAHRLLALAEQFDFWLVEDDIYRELTPRGEASLAAMDGLRRVIRIGSCSKTLSPVLRVGSIAASGSLLPELLRVKMLAGLTTSEINERAAYHALSARPYKRMIERLVQQLETSRQRSIDNLALAGLSPLAQPRGGMFVSAGWPDAATPEWHGKAIAERALKSGILLSPNDFFMLREPQTVWFRFNVAYSDSPQLLAFLQSVRPR; this is translated from the coding sequence ATGGATCAAGCGGACAGAGAGACTGACGAAAACGATTGCGGCAAATCCGCCACCGGCTGGCCGGTGCTGGCCATCGAGCGCAGCAAAAAAGGCAGCCTGGTGGAACAGATCGTGTCGGCCGTCACGGCGATGGTGGGCCAGCGCGATTTACGTATCGGTACCAAAATGCCATCGGTGCGGCAATTCGCCAAGTGTAACGGCGTGTCCACCTTTACAGTGGTCGAATCCTACGACCGGCTGGTCAACCTCGGCTTGCTGTCGTCGCGCCGCGGCTCCGGTTATTTTGTCGCGCGCCAAGAAGCGGCGGTCACTTCCCAGTCGCTGGTCCACAGCAACCCGACCGTCATCGATGCGCTGACGCCTGGCCTCTATTGCGGCATGTCGGAAGCGCTGCCGGTCGGCGCCGGCTGGCTGCCGCCGGAAATGTATGGCGAAACCACGCTGCTGGCCGCGGTGCGCCAGGCGATGAAGATTCCCGCCGGCCGCTTGCGCGGTTATGGCCATCCGCTCGGTTTTCCGTCGCTGCGCCAGCACCTGGCGGCCATGCTGTCCGACGAATTGTTCAGCGTCGGCCCCGACCAGATCTTGCTGACCAACGGCGCCACCCATGCGTTCGACCTGGTCTTGCGCAGCCTGACCAAGCCGGGCGACACGGTATTCGTCGAAGATCCGGGCTACAGCAACCTGCTGTCGCTGATACGGCACCACGGCTGCATCCCGGTCGGCATACCACGCGGCGAGCACGGACTCGATATCGACGAGCTGGTGCGGCAAGCGGCGCTGACCCAACCCAAGCTGATGTTCGTCAATACGGTGCTGCAAAATCCGCTCGGTACCTCGCTCAGCCACGCCCAGGCGCACCGCTTGCTGGCGCTGGCGGAGCAATTCGATTTCTGGCTGGTCGAAGACGATATCTACCGCGAGCTGACGCCGCGCGGCGAAGCATCGCTGGCGGCGATGGATGGCTTGCGCCGCGTGATCCGGATTGGCAGCTGCTCCAAGACGCTGTCGCCGGTACTGCGGGTCGGTTCGATTGCGGCGTCCGGTTCGCTGCTGCCGGAACTGCTGCGCGTCAAGATGCTGGCCGGTTTGACGACCTCCGAAATCAATGAGCGGGCCGCTTATCACGCGCTCTCGGCGCGGCCGTATAAACGCATGATCGAACGGCTGGTGCAGCAACTGGAAACCAGCCGCCAGCGCAGCATCGACAACCTGGCGCTGGCCGGATTGTCTCCGCTGGCGCAGCCGCGCGGCGGCATGTTCGTCAGCGCCGGCTGGCCCGATGCGGCGACGCCGGAATGGCACGGCAAGGCGATCGCCGAGCGGGCGCTGAAGTCCGGCATCCTGCTGTCGCCAAATGATTTTTTCATGCTGCGCGAACCGCAAACGGTGTGGTTCCGTTTTAATGTCGCGTATAGCGATTCGCCACAGCTGCTCGCATTTTTACAATCCGTACGTCCACGCTAA
- a CDS encoding TetR/AcrR family transcriptional regulator: MRQENRAPVKRRVLNRDRLEADIVEQAVRVFAECGYEGTSIAVIAERVGLSKQNLMYYFPSKQALYQRVLDDVLDDWLARMETLADDHRPPQDLLRCYIQAKLRFSREQPWASRVYAMEVIAGAPVYGEQIRTRVVPLLRKDIAVFEQWIAAGQMAPVNATHLMFAIWAMTQSYADFSAQMALVLDRAQLTEQDFDDGAEMITHMVLAAVGRPAAP; the protein is encoded by the coding sequence ATGCGGCAGGAAAATCGGGCGCCCGTCAAACGGCGCGTGCTGAACCGCGACCGGCTGGAAGCCGACATCGTCGAACAGGCGGTGCGGGTGTTCGCCGAGTGCGGTTATGAAGGCACCTCGATCGCCGTCATCGCCGAGCGGGTCGGGCTGTCGAAACAAAACCTGATGTATTATTTCCCGAGCAAGCAGGCGCTGTACCAGCGCGTGCTGGACGATGTGCTGGACGACTGGCTGGCGCGCATGGAAACGCTGGCCGACGACCACCGGCCGCCGCAAGACCTGCTGCGTTGCTACATCCAGGCCAAGCTGCGCTTCTCGCGCGAGCAGCCGTGGGCGTCGCGCGTGTATGCGATGGAAGTGATCGCCGGCGCGCCGGTGTATGGCGAACAGATACGCACCCGGGTGGTGCCGCTGCTGCGCAAGGATATCGCGGTGTTCGAACAATGGATCGCGGCCGGCCAGATGGCGCCGGTCAACGCGACCCATCTGATGTTTGCGATCTGGGCCATGACACAGTCGTACGCCGATTTCTCGGCGCAGATGGCACTGGTGCTGGACCGCGCACAATTGACGGAGCAGGACTTCGACGATGGCGCGGAGATGATCACGCACATGGTGCTGGCGGCAGTCGGCCGCCCTGCCGCCCCATGA